The Longimicrobium sp. DNA window GCGGCGTTGGGACCATGCGCGGCGTGTGTGGCGGATCCCTCAGTCGCTGCCGTCTTTGGCGCGTGGGCGGGTGCCGAGTGGCCGCTTCTTCGGGATGACATCCCGTGTTACCATGGCGTTCACGTACGCCCCGGTGTCAGGGGCGTGCGCGGGTGCCCATCTGCAGGACGTGCTTGCGGAAGGCCTGGTATTCGGGGGTGTCGTCCTTTAGGCGCGCCTGGTCCACGTTCAGCGTGCGGATCATGGTGCGCGCGTTCCGGACCCGCTCCTGGCTGGTGGGGTGGCTGGCGAACCAGGTGTCGAGCAGACCGGGCTCGCTCGCCTGCTGCTTGAGCAGGTCCTCGAAGAAGGTGGCCACGCCTTCCGGATCGTAGCCCGCCGCGGGCAGCGTCTGCACCGCCCGCATGTCGGCCTCGCGCTCCGCCTCGCGGCCGTACTTGGCGAAGAGCGCCGAGCCGCCCGCCTGGATGGCCACCTGCTCCACCACACCCGGCTCGCGCCCCAGCAGCACGTAGACGAGCGTCACCAGCGTCCCCGCGCCGCGCTGCTTCTTCATCTGCTCGATGCCGTGCCGCTCCGTCACGTGCGCGATCTCGTGCCCCAGCACGCCCGCGAACTCCGAGTGCTGGTCGGCCGTCTCGATGAGCCCGCGGTTGACGAAGATGTGGCCGCCCGGGATGGCGAAGGCGTTCACCTCCGGCGAATCCACCAGGTAGAAGGTGTACTCGCGCCCGGTGGAGTCGGCGCGCGCGACCAGCTCGTCGCCCATCCGGTTGAGGGTGGCGACGGCCGCGGGATCGTTGATCAGCGGCACCTCGGCCTTTACCTGGGCCGCGTACTCGGCGCCGAGCTGCGCTTCTTCGTCCAGGCCCACGTCTCCGCCGCAGGCAGCGAGCGCCAGGAGCAGGGCGGCGCCGACAAGCCGGCCGGGCCGCGCGAGCGTGCGAGATGGTGCGCGAGTCACGATTCGTCCCCCATGTGCGATCAGTCGTTCGCCGACAACGCGTTGACCGGGCCGCACTTCACGATGCGC harbors:
- a CDS encoding M48 family metallopeptidase, which produces MTRAPSRTLARPGRLVGAALLLALAACGGDVGLDEEAQLGAEYAAQVKAEVPLINDPAAVATLNRMGDELVARADSTGREYTFYLVDSPEVNAFAIPGGHIFVNRGLIETADQHSEFAGVLGHEIAHVTERHGIEQMKKQRGAGTLVTLVYVLLGREPGVVEQVAIQAGGSALFAKYGREAEREADMRAVQTLPAAGYDPEGVATFFEDLLKQQASEPGLLDTWFASHPTSQERVRNARTMIRTLNVDQARLKDDTPEYQAFRKHVLQMGTRARP